One Gelria sp. Kuro-4 DNA segment encodes these proteins:
- a CDS encoding DRTGG domain-containing protein, whose amino-acid sequence MKLAEVVRILQAEVLVPVPDMEREVLSACGADLMSDVLAFIKERTLLLTGLTNPQVIRTAEIIDLAGIVFVRGKRPGPDVLELARAQNLPVFLTRFPMYESCGLLFQAGLGGCMLGRGGGYGK is encoded by the coding sequence ATGAAGCTGGCGGAAGTGGTGCGCATTCTGCAGGCTGAGGTGCTGGTGCCGGTTCCGGACATGGAACGGGAGGTTTTAAGCGCCTGCGGGGCCGATCTCATGAGCGATGTGCTGGCCTTCATTAAAGAGCGCACCCTGCTCCTTACCGGACTCACCAACCCGCAGGTGATAAGGACGGCGGAGATCATCGACCTGGCGGGGATTGTGTTTGTCCGGGGCAAGCGGCCGGGCCCCGACGTGCTGGAGCTGGCACGCGCGCAAAACCTCCCCGTGTTCCTCACGCGCTTTCCCATGTATGAATCCTGCGGGCTGCTCTTTCAAGCCGGCCTGGGCGGCTGTATGTTGGGCCGTGGTGGCGGCTATGGCAAGTGA
- a CDS encoding heavy metal translocating P-type ATPase has product MADSKTATFKVLNMECAACAARIEKNLRRLPGIAEANVNFALEQATVKYDPEKVGPREVRRAVEAAGYKLVAERLELKVGGMDCASCAARIEKALARLEGVVSATVNFALERATVEYYPAELSAEDIKRAIRTEGYEAQEAARRFDEDSEKAAREREARRQTRLFVLAAVLSVPLLLVMFADLFHFPAPPLLRNKVFEFALATPVQFIAGYQFYRGAVITLSRGYANMDVLIALGTSAAYFYSVATTFFIPGHVYYETASVIIALIILGRLLEARAKGRTSEAIKKLMGLAAKTARVVRGGEEVDIPVDEVQKGDVVVVRPGEKVPVDGIIIQGASSLDESMLTGESLPVDKQAGDEVVGGTLNKYGTFKFRATRVGAETALAQIVKIVEEAQGSKAPIQRLADVISGYFVPVVVAIALLTFAAWYFFAAPGDLAQAVVSFTAVLVIACPCALGLATPTSIMVGTGRGAENGILIKGGEHLEKAHAIDAVVLDKTGTITKGEPAVTDVFALPGRSEKELLQLAAAAERGSEHPLGEAIVRGAKARGLELDQPQEFSAVPGRGVAARVREKLVLVGSRRLLSEAGISFDALAPTAARYEGEGKTAMLVAVDGAAAGLIAVADTVKEHAAEAIAALRQMGIKVVMLTGDNRRTAEAIARQVGIDAADVRAEVLPQDKAEEVAKLRRAGQVVAMVGDGINDAPALATADVGIAIGTGTDVAMEAADITLMRGDLRGVPASIDLSRATLTNIKQNLFWALVYNSVGIPIAAFGYLSPVLAGAAMALSSVSVVSNALRLRSFDPYRRFRSPRREPFRAVLPEPAHKPSPEGGPQENRAEGGG; this is encoded by the coding sequence ATGGCAGACAGCAAAACCGCCACCTTTAAGGTCCTCAATATGGAATGCGCGGCGTGCGCCGCCCGCATCGAGAAAAACCTGCGCCGGCTGCCGGGCATCGCGGAGGCCAATGTCAACTTCGCGCTCGAACAGGCCACGGTGAAGTACGACCCCGAGAAGGTCGGGCCGCGCGAGGTGCGCCGGGCCGTGGAGGCCGCCGGCTACAAGCTGGTGGCCGAACGGCTGGAGCTTAAGGTGGGCGGCATGGACTGCGCCTCCTGCGCCGCGCGCATCGAAAAGGCCCTGGCCCGCCTGGAGGGCGTGGTTTCCGCCACGGTGAACTTTGCCCTGGAACGGGCCACAGTGGAGTACTACCCGGCCGAACTTTCCGCCGAAGACATCAAGCGCGCCATCCGCACCGAGGGCTACGAGGCCCAGGAAGCCGCCCGGCGCTTCGATGAAGACAGCGAAAAGGCGGCCCGCGAACGGGAGGCCCGCCGTCAAACGCGCCTCTTTGTCCTGGCGGCTGTTCTTTCTGTTCCCCTCCTTTTGGTCATGTTCGCCGACCTCTTTCACTTCCCGGCGCCGCCGCTTCTAAGAAACAAGGTGTTTGAGTTCGCCCTGGCCACGCCGGTCCAGTTCATCGCCGGCTACCAGTTCTACCGGGGTGCCGTCATCACCTTAAGCCGCGGCTACGCCAATATGGATGTTCTCATCGCCCTGGGGACCTCGGCCGCTTACTTTTACAGCGTGGCCACCACCTTCTTTATCCCGGGGCACGTCTACTACGAAACCGCTTCCGTCATCATCGCGCTCATTATCCTCGGCCGCCTGCTGGAGGCCCGGGCCAAGGGACGCACCTCAGAGGCCATCAAAAAGCTGATGGGCCTTGCAGCCAAGACAGCCCGTGTGGTGCGCGGCGGAGAAGAAGTGGACATTCCCGTGGACGAGGTGCAAAAAGGAGACGTGGTGGTGGTGCGGCCGGGGGAAAAGGTGCCGGTGGACGGCATTATCATCCAAGGCGCCTCCAGCCTGGATGAGTCCATGCTCACCGGTGAGAGTCTCCCGGTGGACAAGCAGGCCGGCGACGAGGTGGTGGGCGGCACCCTCAACAAGTACGGCACATTCAAGTTCCGTGCCACCCGCGTGGGGGCCGAGACGGCGCTGGCCCAGATCGTCAAGATCGTGGAAGAAGCCCAGGGCTCCAAGGCGCCCATCCAGCGCCTGGCCGACGTGATCTCAGGGTACTTCGTCCCCGTCGTGGTGGCCATCGCGCTGCTCACCTTCGCCGCCTGGTATTTCTTCGCCGCTCCCGGCGACCTGGCGCAGGCCGTCGTGAGCTTCACCGCCGTGCTGGTCATCGCCTGCCCCTGCGCTCTGGGGTTGGCCACCCCCACCTCCATCATGGTGGGCACCGGCCGCGGGGCGGAAAACGGCATCCTGATAAAGGGGGGTGAGCACCTGGAAAAGGCCCACGCGATAGATGCCGTGGTTCTCGATAAGACGGGTACCATCACCAAGGGGGAACCGGCCGTAACGGATGTTTTCGCCCTCCCGGGCCGCAGTGAAAAGGAGCTGCTCCAGCTGGCCGCTGCCGCCGAGCGGGGCTCGGAGCACCCACTGGGTGAGGCCATCGTGCGCGGCGCCAAGGCCCGGGGCCTTGAGCTCGACCAACCGCAGGAGTTTTCCGCCGTACCCGGACGCGGCGTCGCCGCCCGGGTAAGGGAGAAGCTGGTACTGGTGGGGAGCCGGCGCCTGCTCAGCGAAGCAGGGATTTCCTTTGACGCCCTCGCCCCCACGGCCGCCCGGTACGAAGGCGAAGGCAAAACGGCCATGCTGGTGGCCGTCGACGGCGCAGCCGCCGGCCTCATTGCCGTAGCGGACACAGTGAAGGAACACGCCGCTGAGGCCATTGCTGCGCTCCGCCAGATGGGGATCAAGGTGGTGATGCTCACCGGGGATAACCGGCGCACCGCCGAGGCCATCGCCCGCCAGGTGGGAATCGACGCCGCGGACGTGCGGGCGGAGGTGCTGCCACAGGATAAGGCCGAAGAGGTGGCGAAGCTGCGCCGTGCCGGCCAGGTGGTGGCCATGGTGGGTGACGGCATCAACGACGCTCCGGCCCTGGCCACGGCCGACGTAGGGATCGCCATCGGCACCGGCACCGACGTAGCCATGGAGGCGGCGGACATCACCCTCATGCGCGGCGACCTGCGGGGCGTCCCCGCCAGCATCGACCTCAGCCGGGCCACGCTCACCAACATCAAGCAAAACTTGTTCTGGGCCCTCGTCTACAACTCGGTGGGCATTCCCATCGCCGCCTTCGGTTACCTTTCCCCCGTTCTCGCCGGCGCGGCCATGGCCCTCAGCTCCGTCTCGGTGGTGAGCAATGCCCTGCGCCTGCGCAGTTTCGACCCTTACCGCCGGTTCCGTTCGCCGCGCCGGGAACCCTTCCGCGCCGTCCTGCCTGAGCCGGCGCACAAACCCTCTCCGGAGGGCGGGCCCCAAGAAAATCGTGCGGAAGGGGGCGGCTAG
- a CDS encoding SPOR domain-containing protein, translating to MAGRRVHRPEPKRRGGAGCLMQFLVAAVCAVALGYFFGSYLFQQTTAVKPPAPPAQATQPAPAAPAPEEPPQAAPQPAAGKVSLPELTVFQVQLGAFSQRANAARLVAAIEKQGWPAEEVAAGNLTQVRAGSFFGRQRAEALKDRYTEDQLRPVVVTKVLAAKDLNYQAEDKAYCEFVQAAAGGLAEALVAAEEGQISEARAQLKAMVTAAEKLPEAGAKAELVEFLRRVEADLGQAAQASGVRREQAVSRALAEFARWYAGLAG from the coding sequence ATGGCGGGGCGCCGTGTACACCGGCCGGAGCCGAAACGCCGCGGCGGTGCAGGCTGCCTGATGCAGTTCCTGGTGGCTGCTGTTTGTGCCGTTGCTTTGGGGTATTTTTTTGGCAGTTACTTGTTTCAACAAACCACCGCGGTAAAACCACCGGCGCCCCCGGCCCAAGCTACCCAGCCGGCACCGGCGGCCCCGGCGCCTGAGGAGCCTCCCCAGGCGGCGCCGCAGCCGGCGGCCGGGAAGGTGAGCCTGCCTGAGCTGACTGTTTTTCAGGTGCAGCTGGGGGCATTCAGCCAAAGGGCCAATGCTGCGCGGCTGGTGGCTGCCATTGAAAAGCAGGGCTGGCCGGCGGAAGAGGTCGCAGCCGGCAATTTAACCCAGGTGCGCGCCGGCAGCTTTTTCGGGCGCCAGCGGGCGGAGGCGCTGAAGGACAGGTATACCGAGGACCAGCTGCGGCCCGTGGTGGTCACCAAGGTGCTGGCGGCCAAGGACTTAAATTATCAGGCGGAGGACAAAGCGTACTGCGAATTTGTCCAGGCGGCGGCCGGCGGCCTGGCGGAGGCGCTCGTCGCCGCCGAGGAAGGGCAGATAAGTGAGGCCCGGGCCCAGCTAAAAGCCATGGTGACTGCGGCGGAAAAGCTCCCGGAAGCCGGCGCGAAGGCAGAGTTGGTGGAGTTTCTCCGCCGGGTGGAGGCCGACTTGGGCCAGGCCGCCCAGGCGAGCGGCGTCCGGCGCGAGCAGGCGGTGAGCCGGGCGCTGGCGGAGTTTGCCCGCTGGTACGCCGGACTGGCTGGGTAG
- a CDS encoding MFS transporter — MHGKTLKSFAALCTVPFILVLSNSLLIPVLPQIQKALRLTLFQAGLIITAFSLTAGVIIPFAGYLSDRVGRKAVMVPALVVFGLGGVLAGIAASLTPRAFPWILAGRVLQGIGGGGTYQLAMALAGDMFTDHERSKALGYLEGSNGLGKVVAPLLGSAAALLVWFAPFFVYGLLAWPAAALVWFVCREPPLPAPPAGSTYLEDLKSVLSRRGRGLSAAFSAGFLGLFLLFGLLSYLADVLEERLGIKGFTRGLLVALPVLAMTITSSSTGVYLQKRLGPPLKTVLLLGLGLVAVSLAALAVIPSGFLFLLPLTTAGIGTGLFLPGLNLLITSAAEGERGLVTALYGTVRFFGAALGPPALGLGLKVGRLPLFLGAAAATALVLLLAWFLIHVDEMLPAELGKNPGDEAGASGQTKKRKAPAKGGKRR, encoded by the coding sequence ATGCACGGCAAAACGCTCAAAAGCTTCGCGGCCCTCTGTACAGTCCCCTTTATCCTGGTCCTCAGCAATTCCCTGCTCATCCCGGTTCTGCCGCAAATCCAAAAGGCGCTCAGGCTCACCCTCTTTCAGGCCGGGCTCATCATCACGGCTTTTTCCCTGACCGCCGGGGTAATAATCCCCTTTGCCGGCTACCTTTCCGACCGGGTGGGACGCAAGGCCGTCATGGTACCCGCCCTGGTGGTGTTCGGGCTGGGCGGCGTTTTGGCGGGCATCGCGGCCTCTCTCACGCCGCGCGCCTTCCCCTGGATTCTGGCCGGGCGCGTGCTGCAGGGCATCGGCGGCGGCGGCACCTACCAACTGGCCATGGCGCTGGCCGGCGACATGTTCACCGACCATGAGCGCAGCAAGGCGCTCGGCTACCTGGAAGGTTCCAACGGGCTGGGCAAGGTTGTAGCGCCGCTCCTCGGCTCCGCCGCCGCCCTCCTCGTCTGGTTCGCGCCCTTTTTCGTTTACGGGCTTTTGGCCTGGCCGGCCGCCGCCCTGGTCTGGTTTGTCTGTAGAGAGCCGCCGCTACCGGCCCCGCCGGCGGGCAGCACCTACTTAGAGGACCTAAAAAGCGTTCTTTCCCGGCGGGGCCGCGGCCTCAGCGCCGCCTTCAGCGCCGGCTTCCTCGGCCTGTTCCTGCTCTTCGGCCTTTTGAGCTATCTGGCCGATGTCCTGGAGGAGCGCCTGGGGATTAAAGGCTTCACCCGGGGCCTGTTAGTGGCCTTACCCGTCCTCGCCATGACCATCACCTCCTCCAGCACAGGCGTTTACCTCCAAAAACGTCTGGGCCCGCCGCTGAAGACGGTTCTTCTCCTCGGTCTCGGCCTGGTGGCGGTTTCCCTGGCCGCCCTGGCCGTTATCCCGTCCGGCTTTCTCTTCCTCCTGCCGCTCACCACGGCCGGGATCGGCACCGGCCTCTTTCTCCCTGGCCTGAACCTGCTCATCACCAGCGCCGCCGAAGGCGAACGGGGACTGGTAACCGCCCTTTACGGCACGGTGCGTTTTTTCGGCGCCGCCCTGGGTCCACCTGCTTTAGGTCTGGGCTTGAAGGTGGGACGCCTACCGCTTTTTCTCGGGGCGGCGGCCGCCACCGCCCTGGTGCTGCTCCTGGCCTGGTTCCTCATCCACGTTGACGAAATGCTGCCGGCAGAGCTGGGAAAGAACCCCGGGGATGAAGCCGGTGCTTCCGGCCAGACTAAGAAGAGAAAAGCGCCCGCCAAAGGAGGTAAGCGCCGGTGA
- a CDS encoding DUF441 family protein, with product MRDGAILVLLIFVAGAVTGNRILSTAAAFVLALALLPGGSGVGFLCRYGVFLGLFFLTTAVLAPLAAGNLRFADVVATLLSPVGLVAVLGGTMSSIMNHKGVDLLQLEPRVAAGVVLGSLVSIAFFGGIPVGPVMAAGLTAVLLDVLRALGVL from the coding sequence GTGCGTGACGGTGCCATCCTCGTTCTCCTGATCTTTGTGGCCGGGGCGGTCACGGGAAACAGAATTTTAAGCACGGCAGCAGCCTTCGTTCTCGCGCTGGCCCTGCTGCCGGGGGGGAGCGGTGTCGGCTTTCTCTGCCGTTACGGGGTTTTTCTGGGGCTCTTTTTCCTCACCACGGCGGTGCTGGCGCCGCTGGCGGCCGGGAACCTGCGCTTTGCCGATGTGGTGGCCACCCTGCTCTCGCCGGTGGGTTTAGTAGCCGTCCTGGGCGGTACCATGTCTTCCATTATGAACCACAAAGGCGTCGACCTTTTGCAGCTGGAGCCGCGCGTCGCCGCCGGGGTGGTGCTGGGCTCCCTGGTTTCCATCGCCTTCTTCGGCGGCATCCCGGTCGGCCCGGTGATGGCGGCCGGGCTCACGGCCGTGCTCCTGGATGTCCTCCGGGCGCTGGGGGTGCTCTAA
- a CDS encoding ABC transporter substrate-binding protein, which translates to MQRHLSWFLVVTLFLALVSVAGCTPEKPATQAPRIRLADQFGLGYAPLTIMLEKKFLEKHLPGIQIERKKFGSGGAVREAVIAGDLDVGFMGIPPFLVGWDKGVDWKIAGALDSMPLLLLTYRADATGIKDLGPEDKVALPGPGSNQHILLAMAAEKELGDARALDDIIVAMPHPDAATALLSRQDVTCYYGAPPYQYELLKQPGIKQIGDGFSAFGDAFSYIVAVAAGRFYREQPQTYQAFCAALADSLEFIRAHPEEAAEILARVEKTVPAATYREHLTWPGTRWDITPRGITHYAAYMQQAGYIKKAPASWKEVTYPNLHALPGS; encoded by the coding sequence GTGCAGCGTCATCTCTCCTGGTTCCTGGTCGTAACGCTTTTTCTCGCTCTAGTGTCCGTCGCGGGTTGCACGCCGGAAAAACCCGCCACCCAGGCTCCCCGTATCCGGCTGGCCGACCAGTTCGGTCTCGGTTACGCCCCGCTCACCATCATGCTGGAGAAGAAGTTCCTCGAAAAGCACCTGCCGGGAATTCAAATTGAGCGCAAAAAGTTCGGCTCCGGCGGTGCCGTGCGCGAAGCGGTGATCGCCGGCGACCTGGACGTGGGCTTCATGGGGATCCCGCCCTTTTTGGTCGGTTGGGACAAAGGGGTGGACTGGAAAATCGCCGGCGCCCTGGACAGCATGCCGCTTCTTCTTTTAACCTACCGGGCAGACGCCACAGGCATCAAAGACCTGGGGCCGGAGGACAAAGTGGCCCTGCCCGGCCCCGGCTCCAACCAGCACATCCTCCTGGCCATGGCAGCGGAAAAAGAACTGGGCGATGCCCGGGCGCTCGACGACATCATCGTGGCCATGCCGCATCCGGACGCCGCCACGGCGCTTCTCAGCCGCCAGGACGTCACCTGTTACTACGGCGCCCCGCCCTACCAGTACGAGCTTCTCAAGCAACCCGGGATAAAACAGATCGGCGACGGGTTTTCCGCTTTCGGCGATGCCTTTTCCTACATCGTCGCCGTGGCCGCCGGCAGGTTTTATCGCGAGCAACCCCAAACCTACCAGGCCTTCTGCGCCGCCTTGGCGGACAGCCTGGAGTTCATCCGGGCCCACCCCGAGGAAGCAGCAGAGATCCTGGCCCGGGTGGAAAAAACCGTTCCCGCCGCCACCTATAGGGAGCACCTCACCTGGCCGGGTACCCGCTGGGACATCACCCCGCGCGGGATCACGCACTACGCCGCATACATGCAGCAGGCCGGCTACATCAAAAAAGCCCCTGCCTCCTGGAAGGAAGTCACCTATCCCAACCTGCATGCACTGCCGGGTAGTTGA
- a CDS encoding alpha/beta-type small acid-soluble spore protein, with product MARGSYNRSRGATHVVPEAWDAMNNWKYEIARELGVDTQIQNGYWGNVASRDAGTVGGHMTRKMVEMAEQQLAGKAGPTTTR from the coding sequence ATGGCAAGAGGAAGTTACAACCGTTCTCGGGGTGCGACGCACGTGGTTCCGGAAGCTTGGGACGCAATGAATAACTGGAAGTACGAAATTGCCCGTGAACTGGGGGTAGACACCCAGATTCAGAATGGGTACTGGGGTAACGTGGCTTCGCGTGATGCCGGTACCGTCGGAGGTCACATGACCCGCAAGATGGTTGAAATGGCGGAGCAGCAGCTGGCCGGCAAGGCCGGCCCGACGACTACCCGCTAA
- a CDS encoding MFS transporter: MPQAFSALRHRNLRLFWSGQCVSLIGTWMQNVAQAWLVLQLTDSAFLLGLVAATQFVPMLVLSLFAGVIADRFPKRRLVLATQTTMMLMAAILGTLTYLGVVRYWHVLLLALGLGLANTLDMPARQSFIIELVGREDLMNAIALNSSIFNAARVIGPAVGGLVMGWLGVAPCFFINAASFAAVIIGLLFIRVAEKKPAPQRREPVWADIAAGINYARQTPAILEPLLLMAALSTFAMNFNVLVPTYAKHTLSLTESGYGFLMAALGIGAFAGAVMLAFISHRGPQRALLVAGVVGITFFQSLLALTRWFPLAFLLLMLTGWSMITFTASVNTTIQLASPAELRGRIMSLYSLVFGGVIPFGSLFAGTIAGWIGAPAALAAGAAVGLVLAVCVAALVRRRAPKSLK; the protein is encoded by the coding sequence TTGCCCCAGGCTTTCTCCGCCCTCCGGCACCGCAATCTCCGCCTTTTTTGGAGCGGGCAGTGCGTTTCGCTCATCGGCACCTGGATGCAAAACGTGGCCCAGGCCTGGCTGGTGCTGCAGCTGACGGATTCGGCCTTTCTCCTGGGCCTGGTGGCCGCTACCCAATTCGTGCCGATGTTGGTGCTCTCTCTCTTCGCCGGAGTCATCGCCGACCGCTTCCCCAAGCGGCGGCTGGTGCTGGCCACGCAGACGACCATGATGCTCATGGCCGCCATCTTAGGCACGCTCACGTACCTGGGCGTGGTGCGTTACTGGCACGTGCTCCTTTTGGCGCTGGGCCTGGGTCTGGCGAACACGCTCGACATGCCCGCCCGCCAGTCGTTCATCATCGAACTGGTGGGGCGCGAAGACCTCATGAACGCCATCGCTTTAAACTCCTCCATCTTCAACGCTGCGCGCGTGATCGGGCCGGCGGTGGGCGGCCTGGTGATGGGCTGGCTCGGGGTAGCGCCTTGCTTTTTCATCAATGCGGCCAGTTTTGCGGCAGTGATCATCGGCCTTCTCTTTATCCGCGTAGCGGAGAAGAAACCGGCGCCACAGCGCCGGGAGCCCGTCTGGGCCGACATCGCCGCCGGCATCAATTACGCGCGCCAGACACCGGCCATTCTGGAACCGCTACTTCTTATGGCAGCGCTCAGCACCTTTGCCATGAACTTTAACGTGCTGGTACCGACCTACGCGAAGCACACCCTGAGCCTTACGGAATCCGGGTACGGGTTTCTCATGGCGGCGCTCGGCATCGGCGCCTTCGCCGGTGCCGTTATGCTGGCCTTTATCAGCCATCGCGGCCCGCAGCGGGCGCTGCTTGTCGCCGGTGTGGTGGGAATAACCTTTTTTCAATCGCTCCTGGCGCTGACGCGCTGGTTCCCGCTGGCCTTTCTTCTTCTTATGTTAACGGGCTGGTCGATGATCACCTTTACCGCCTCCGTCAACACCACCATTCAGCTGGCTTCCCCCGCTGAGCTCCGCGGGCGGATCATGAGCCTCTATTCCCTCGTCTTTGGCGGCGTGATTCCCTTCGGCAGCCTGTTTGCCGGCACCATAGCCGGGTGGATAGGAGCACCGGCGGCTTTGGCGGCCGGCGCGGCCGTCGGCCTCGTTTTAGCGGTGTGCGTTGCAGCCTTGGTACGGCGGCGCGCGCCGAAGAGTTTAAAATAG
- a CDS encoding TPM domain-containing protein: MFAARRSAGWALALSLVGVVLVAALPAPAAPELPPRPATATYVNDFAGLLDAGTRNELSEIGRALDEKTGAEVVVVTVPSLDGSPIEDYALQLFRAWGLGDREKNNGVLLLVDKERLLSGESGKVRIEVGYGLEGAIPDGRAGRILDERVLPLWQEKKYAAGIRAGYLAVAAAVAEEYQVDLSADRTLNVLDGYRAAERGSDGLPWELLPLLFFLFIFLMSGWGRRRRRGIWWWGGFGGGGWGGFGGGFGGGGFGGGSSGGGGASR, translated from the coding sequence ATGTTTGCGGCACGCCGCAGCGCCGGGTGGGCGCTGGCTCTTTCCCTCGTTGGTGTTGTTCTCGTTGCGGCGCTGCCGGCTCCGGCCGCGCCCGAGCTCCCGCCCCGCCCGGCGACGGCCACGTACGTCAATGACTTCGCCGGCTTGCTCGACGCTGGCACGCGCAATGAGCTCAGCGAGATCGGCCGGGCCCTGGATGAAAAGACCGGGGCGGAAGTGGTGGTGGTCACCGTACCCTCCCTGGACGGCAGCCCCATCGAAGATTACGCCCTGCAGCTTTTCCGCGCCTGGGGCCTAGGGGACCGGGAGAAGAACAACGGTGTGCTGTTGCTGGTGGACAAAGAGCGGCTCTTAAGCGGGGAGAGCGGCAAGGTACGCATTGAGGTGGGCTACGGCCTGGAAGGGGCCATTCCCGACGGCAGGGCCGGCCGGATTCTGGACGAAAGGGTTCTACCCCTGTGGCAGGAGAAAAAGTACGCCGCAGGCATCCGGGCCGGCTACCTGGCGGTGGCGGCGGCGGTGGCCGAGGAGTATCAGGTAGACCTCAGCGCCGACCGCACCTTGAACGTGCTGGATGGCTATCGGGCAGCGGAGCGCGGCTCCGACGGCCTGCCCTGGGAGCTTCTTCCGCTGCTCTTTTTCCTGTTCATTTTCCTGATGAGCGGTTGGGGCCGCCGGCGGCGCCGCGGCATCTGGTGGTGGGGCGGCTTCGGTGGCGGCGGCTGGGGCGGTTTCGGCGGTGGCTTCGGCGGCGGCGGTTTCGGCGGCGGTTCGTCCGGCGGAGGCGGCGCCAGCCGTTAG